TGTTTGCACTGGTAACCCTGGCGCTGACACGATGGCTCTTGCCGGCTGTGGGCTGGGGGCGTCCTCTCGATACGCGTCCGTTGCGGCCCGGTCAACTGCGCCGGGAACTGAAGCAGTCGGGATCGGCCATTCTGATTTTCGGCCTGGGCATGGTGTTCCCCTGGGGGCTGCTGCAATTGGGCTGGGCGCGGTTGACGCCGGACGCCAGCGCCACCCGCATTGCCTTGGAAATTCTGGCCCTGATGATCTGGAACGATGTGCATTTCTGGGTGAATCACCGTTTGCTGCACACGCGTTGGTTGCGTCGTTATCATGGCCCGCATCATTCTTCTGTGGTGGTGACGCCGTTTTCCACCTACAGCTTTCACCCGCTTGAATCTCTGATGCTGGGCAATGTGATTCTGTTGCCGATGGTTGTGCATGATTTCAGCTTCTGGTCGCTCTTGTCGGTGCCCCTGTTCAGCCTGTTTTTCAATTGCATAGGCCACTCCAATTACGATTTTTTCCCCCATGTCTCCAGCCGGAACTGGTTGGCCGCCAGTCGTCGTCACCAGCGTCATCATGCCCAGTACAACGGGAACTATGGGTTTCAGTTCAGTTTCATGGACCGCCTGTTTGGCACGCGCCTGCCTGATCGCCCCGAGGAGGCGCGGGGATGAGTGCTGCGTGGCGTTTACGTCACCCGCGTGACTGGCAAAGCCTGCTGTACCTGATTGTCTACCCGGTCGTGGTGGTCGCGCTGTGGCGGGGTGGCTTCTCCTGGATTCTGTATGGCTTGCTGCTGTTTTTGACACTGGGTATGGGTGTCATCAACCACAATCATCATCATGTGCGCATGTGGCGAGGCCGTCTGCCCAATCGCCTGACGGATTTCTGGCTGACCCTGTTACAGGGCCATCCCGCTTGCGTGTTCTGGCCGGCGCATGGCTGCAATCATCATCGCTATAAACATGGACAAAAAGACGTGGCTCGTACCTACCGCTTCTGGCGTGGCGATACCAACGACGCCCTGGGCTGGTTGATGCACCCCTTTGAAGCCGTGCTTGCGCTGTATCCGGCAATTTATGCCTGGCTGGGCCGCCTGCGCCGACACTGGCCGG
This genomic interval from Alcaligenes ammonioxydans contains the following:
- a CDS encoding sterol desaturase family protein codes for the protein MGQAFQALSVWQVMGVGLLFFGGIYLLFALVTLALTRWLLPAVGWGRPLDTRPLRPGQLRRELKQSGSAILIFGLGMVFPWGLLQLGWARLTPDASATRIALEILALMIWNDVHFWVNHRLLHTRWLRRYHGPHHSSVVVTPFSTYSFHPLESLMLGNVILLPMVVHDFSFWSLLSVPLFSLFFNCIGHSNYDFFPHVSSRNWLAASRRHQRHHAQYNGNYGFQFSFMDRLFGTRLPDRPEEARG